The genomic interval CGGGCCAGGTGAGATTGGTCTCAAGGGCCGGACCATCTCCGTTGAACCCATGCTGCCCGGTGCCGATGATCGTGGTGATGATGCCGGTCTCGCGGTCGACTTTGCGAATACGGTTGCTGCCGGAGTCGCAAATATAGAGGTCGTTGTGGGAATCGAATGCGACGTCGAGCGGCAAGTAGAGCCCGGCTTCCCCGCAGAGACCTTCGTCGCCGCTGTAGCAGGTTTCGCCGATCCCGGCAAAATTATGCAGCGTGCCTTCCTTGAGACTGACCCGTCTGATGCGATCGGATCCGGACTCGGCAAAATAGAACCAAGTCTCGTCCTTGTCCAATGCCGCGTGGTGAGGCAATGGAATCCCCGATTTGACCGCCCGCTTCCCATCGCCGGTGCTTCGGGCCTTGCCGTTGCCTGCGAAGGTTTCGATATAACCGGTCGCGAGCTGCAGTTCGGTTTCCATAGACCTGTGACCTTAATCCCGGCTGATTAGCCGCGTGAAACTGATTGAACCGTTTCGGCTTGCTGTACCACTGGCGCTGCGGCTTGCACCGGAGGCGCGGAAATCGCTGGCTGCGGAGCCGCAGCCGTCTGCTGCTGCGCGGCTTGTGCCGCTTGCGCTTCGGCTTCGATGAGGTCCGCCTCATGCACGGACTTCTTGAAACCCTTGATTGCCTTGCCGATCCCTTCTCCCAGCTGCGGCAATTTGCCCGCGCCGAAGATGATCAGCACGATGAAGAGGATCAGGATCAACTCTGTAAAACCAAGACTCCCAAACATGGTGTGTTCCTCCGTACGAATGGGTAAATCAGGATGCGCTGGTCTCTTTGGCCCGCTTGGAAAACCGCTCCTTCAACCGATTCCGCGCCTGTTCGGCCTGCTCGAACATCTTGGCCTTGTCGTAGACGCTGATCAAGTTGTAGTAGGCCAGCGGCTCCTCTGGATTCTGCTCGACGGCATCTTCCATCACCTTGATGGCGAGATCGGTCTTCTTGTGATTCATCGCCAGCTCCATCAGCTTGAAACTGCCCTCCAGGTGCTTCGGGTCCAGTTCGAGCGTACGGATATAACATTGGATAGCCATGTCGATGGTGTTGTAATCCGACACCTGGGGATTATCGAGTTCGACATAGACTCCGGCAAGATTGTACCAAGCCATGGGATCGTCCGGCGTGATTTCGACCAGACGCTCGTAGAAATCCTTGGCTTCCATGAACTTCTTTTTGTCCGCATAGACCCGCCCGAGATTGAAGAGCGCCAGCACATCGTGAGGGAACACGTCGAGCGCATGTTTGAATTCGACTTCGGCTTCGTCCGTCATGGCCTTCGTCGCGTAGATCGTGCCCAAATTCGAATAGTACATCGCGAGCGATCGATTCATTTCGGCGCGGAGACCCTCCGCCATCTCAATCGATTTCTTGACCTCGACGAGCGCATCGTCCATCCGGCCTTTGCTGAAATAGAGCTCGCCCAATCGGCAGCGGGCCTGAAAATCGTCCGGCTCGGTTGCCAAGAGCTTTTCGATCTCGAGAATTTCTTCGTCGGGATTCAATGGCTGATCGCCCGGATCGACAACGGCTTGACTTGGCTCAGAAACAGAAGAGGTTGGTTCGTTCATACGATTCCCTATAGTAAAAAGGTTCGTTAGATATGTCCGCCTGCCAATGAGTCCGGCGTGCTGATCATGGGAGCGTTCGTCGCCGGCGCCGAATCCGTTGCGTCACGCCGATACCGGTCCATCGTCAACAGCATCACACCGAGCACCACCATGAGCGTCAAATTCGAATAGAGGAGCGCATACCCGGCAATAAACATCAGCCCGATCCCGTAGCCGGCGAGTCGCCCCATGGTCAGCAACTTGATGACCGTATAGGACCAGCAGAGCAAGCCGGTCATATAGAGCGCAAAGGGGAGGAAAAACGTGTAGCCCATGCCGAACTGGAAAATCCACCCGATGCCGTCTGCCGCCTTCCGAATGTTGCCGGCCATCGCCGGGTCATATCGATTGAGCAGATAATCCAAGAACAGCATGAGGGTGAAAATGGACACGGCCGTCGCCCAAAACCAGATCGCGCGGCGGCGTTGCCGTTGATTGCGCGTCCGAAAGGAGACGCCCCGCCCATAGGCCCAAAACACAAGGATACTGGAGAGGACCATCAAGGCCTCGCCTGCGCGATGGGCCTCGTACACGAACGGCGGAGCCGCGACGGTCCCGATGAAACTATAGGTCGTGGACACGATCTGGTAATACAGCCAGCCCCCGATTCCTAACAGATAGGTCACGCCCATCGCGCGATGCGACCATTCGGTGTGGGTGGAGAGGTATTCCACCATAAGGCAGATCAAGGCGATCAAGGCGACGGAATTATAGATGGCCGATCCCAGGAAGGCGGGAGGCACCAACAAGAAGCCCACCGTGAGAAGCAGCAGCAGTACCACGCAGGGAATGACGATCCTATTCGATCCGACAAACCCGCGGCCGGCCATTCGATTGATCACCCCTACCGCCAAGGCGAGAAACAGCAGAATGGCCACAACATTGAGCAACCACTGCCCGACCTCCGTCAATGCCGTGAAGGTCGGAATAATCCACTCATGTGTCTGCGCCAACTTGCTGAGATGCATCCCCAACCGGGACACAAGCCGATAGAGGATCAATTCCGAGAAGGACACAATCAGGACAAGCTTGATCGTGTACTGGAATAACAGGGATTGATCGCCGATCTTCCCGGTTATTCGATCGATGGTAGAATTTGTAGCCGTCACGCTGTACACCCTTGAGGAAAGGACAAATTATACCGATCGAGAAAAGCCAGGGTCAACGCCGCACAGAACACGGTTACTCCGACCCTGTCGGCTGTGGCACGCACACTTCCTGGGCCTTGGCCCTGGCGATATACAGCAATCCATCGGCCATCGAGTAGTTGAAGGGCAACTCACAGACCACTTCGCTGACCTTTTCGTAGACATGCTGGTAGAGCCGTTCCGACTCATCCGGCGTCATGCCTTCCGACACTTCATAGAAAAATCCAAGACTGAGGTCTTCTGCCGACGGACGCATGATGCGCCGGATTCCATAACTGCCCGGATCGCTCATGATCGGGGCCTCTTTTTCCAAATCGAAGAGGCAGGGCTGGCAGGAGAATCCGTACGATTCGTTGAGCCGTTTGTTCTCGACGATGAAATTCATCGTCTCACGGGCTTCCTCTTCCTTCTCGGTCGGGAACCCCACGATGATGTAACAATGCACTGCGATCCCCAAGTCGACACAATCGTCGGCGATGCGCCGCACCCATTCCTGTTTGATCCCTTTCTTCATGAAATCCATCACCCGCTGGTTGAAAGACTCCAATCCGAAAACGATCTTTAAACAGCCTGCGTCCCGCATCGACGCCAGGAGCTCACATGTGAGATGCTTTTCGAAACGCATCTCACAGGTCCATTTAATGTCCAGCTTCTTGTCGATGATCTGCTGGCACAGGCGTTTGGTCGGCGAGAGGGCGAAACACTCGTCGGTAAAGAAGAACCGTTGCGCACCATAGCGCTGCTTCAGCCATTCCAATTCCTCAACGGTTCGTCCCGGTTCCTTCTGCCGGAAGTTCTGGTGATCCAGCGTGAGGGCGCAGAACGCACAATCCTTATAGTAGCAGCCCCGTGAAAACTGGACCGGCAACACCGGCTCCGGCGACAGGTACAGTCCCAGAGGAAAGCCGTCATAATTCGGCGCCGGCAACTGGTTGATATTTTCCGAGTAGAACGGCTGGTTGACTGTGATCTTCCCGTTCTGCCGATAAATCAGGTTGGGAACCTTGCTGAAATCTTTCTTCCCGTCCAACTGATTGACGAGTTCAAGCAACGCCGTTTCGCCCTCGAATACGATAATATCGTCGGTCAGATCGAAGAGGCTCGGACAGCGCCGTAAGTTATCGACCAATCTGGTGAAGATGCTGCCGCCAATGGTCAGATGGATATTGGGAGCCGCCTCCTTGATCAAACGACAAAGTGTCAGACCAGGAATAATCTGCGAGGTCGCCGTAATCGAGACACCGATTAAGTCAGGCTGATCACGGATAATCGACTGAAGGAATCGTTCACGGAACAGCTTGATATAGGGATTCTGCGTCTCATCCCTGATGATCTTCATCAGGTCTTTGGACGAATAGATGGAACAGTTACCGAACTGATTATCCACGACTGTCAGCCTGGTCGGGAAGTAGACCGTGGAAATTACTTCCAGCCATTTGTCGATCAGAAAGAGGCTCTCTTTGTAGGATTCAATATCGTAAAAACCTTCCCCGCGAAGGGTCTCTTTGGCCGGTTCAATCCGATCAATGAGATAGGGGAAGCGGTCCAGCGACTCCACGACTCTCGCCAAATGCTCGGCACTTCCCGGTCCAGTTTCACCGGTTCGATTCTGTTCAAGCGCTCGCCGTTTATCGAGCAACTCTTGATACAGCTCCACTCCGTAGGCGTGCGTCACCACTCCGTCTAAGAGTTCAATCCCAAGATCGCGTTGAGAGACGTTCGAGACGCCACCCTGAACGAGAAATCCCGTCAATGAAGGAAGGCTGAGATAGGGCTGTGAGGGATGCCACGTTGGAGGAAAGAGCAGTGAAACCTTCATGCTAAATCACCACCAACTTGAGTGAAAAATAAGACGTTTTCTCAATAAAATCGGACAATGTTTTATACACTCCGGTATCGGCCAAATGCAACCCTCGGAGGTCCTGCTCATCGCATAGAGAGCGGTCGCAACGACTTGCCGCTGGCTCTGTCCAGCCTGCCAGTAAAAAAGAGAAACCCCAGTCCAGCTTCACGCCGGACTGGGGCTTTCTTGTTGGCTCTGACTCCTACCCTAGCGGTAAGAGATGGTCTCTCCAGAGACCGGTTTCCCTACTGAAGCTTCAGGGTAAACCAGGTGGAGAGCGCCTTCATGCCGTTACGCTCGACGTTGTTGCCGTCCCACACCGCGAAGGCGATGGGCACAGACATTCCCGCCTTGAACTGGGTATCGTTGGCGTCACCGGTTTCCAACGAGCGCTTCACCACTACGCGCCAGGTTGGACCAGAGTATCCACCGCCCTTGACGGAACCTGATGGCTCCCACACGCCGTTGCCGATGACATCCTGATGCGCTTGTGTGGTCAGGGTGCTGAAGCCATTGGCGTTCAGATCCTCGACCGAGCTCACGCGCAACGTCGGATCGGACATGATGTTGCCCGACCAGATACCAGGATTGAAGGGCCCGAGGCTGCGACCGATCCGGTCAGGATAGGTCACGCCGCCAGCCGGCTCTTCAAAATAGTAGTCCCAGAAAATGCCCGGGTATTGATCGTCCACGTCCCACATACCCGCGCTATCCTTACCGAGATCCTTCTGCCATTCTGCGTTCCACCGCCAGATGTTGGTGGTGCCGCCCGACTGGCCCATACATTGGAACGGTGGTGCTCCAGCCGTGTTGACCGGGAACATAAGCGCCACCTGGTCCCGAAAGTCCTGGGGACCAATCGTCGTATCGTTCTTGGTCTGGTCATTCCACTCCAAACGCATACCGACTTCTTTACCGTTGGTCATGGCCTTCACAAACACCGACTTCACCGAAATGTTCGGGTGCATCGGTGTGGTGATCAGCTGTCCGCTCAACGGAACGATCACGCCTGGCACACTCTCCCAAACCGGGTTGGCGCCATCCATGGGAATCGCTCCCTTGATGGCCTTCGCCGGAATCGTGACCGGTTGGCTGACAGCCAACGGCACCTGCCCGATCGTCAGCATCACGCCGACGATCAACGCAGAGAGAAGAATGCCAAACACCACACGCTTACTGTGTGTCTGCACTACTCTCATAGGACTACTCCTCCTCTCGATTAAAAGATTAAGAACGGTGGCCCAAGATAACTGCCGACAAACAAAAAATAGAGACCCTCATAAATACAGACAATGGTTAGGCGGTTCCACTTGGCCCCCCCTCCTCCTTGTCTTTGCCCTGATCCTTTTTATCCAAGAACGACTCGGCGCCCACTTCGTTCAGCAACAGGCTCAGCTCGTTTCCCTGATCTTGCGCGCCGCACTCGTACGTCTGGCCTTCCGGCGCATTAAACGTTGCCGGACGATAATCGGTTTCCGAATAGGGCTGCGGAATGACCCCCAGGAACGCTGCTTCAAAATCCATCCACTCCGCCATTAAGTCTGCTACGTGTTTATACAAACCTGAATCCGCCTTCTTCCCCAACATCAGGCAAAACAGCGGGACCCACCGGCCGATATGATTCTTGACGAATTTTTTCTGCGCATCCAGAACGATCTGCGTCTTGTCTGCTCCATCGTGGCAGCGGGAGTAGGATTCTTTGTAGGCGAGAAAATGCATGAACTCAAACTCGACGCTCAAATGATCAAGTCGCTCATGAATATCTTTGGACAGCTCCACCCCGAACGCACGATAGAATCCTGCGATATCCCCCATAACCTGAGATTGCGCAAACACGTGGTCGTTTCCGAAGAGCGTTTCGTAGGGAGGACAATCAAGGGTGATGACATTACTGAAGACTCGACGATGCTCGGCCTGCAGATCGATGAGTTGCCAGTTCGCACATTCTGACGCGACAACTTTCCCGATCTGATCGAACTGCTTGCGCAACAGCACCAGCTTTTGCTTGGCTCGCTCCCCGCCAATACCGTCGAGCGCTGCGTCTAAGGCATCGATCGCCGCGCGACCATCCTCGACAAACTCACCACATTGTACGTAATCAAGAAACTCATCGTCTTCGGGGTAGAGCAAACTCCAGGACACGAGCAGATAGAGTTTGCTGCGATTGAGGGCGCGTTCGACCGCAGGCGAGTCTTTAATGGCCGGCGTAGTCGGAATGACCGCGGCTGCGACTGGAGAATTCATTTGCACCGGCTGTTTACTCGTCATGAGAATCAGCTCCTCGGTTGACCCTGTTGCCCACATCAATTTTCCGGGCACTTGAGGTCAAACCTTTGGCACAGGCTCGCGTATGATAGGTAAAGGCCCAGGGGTTGTCAAGCGCGATCTCACCCTGTGCAAGGGATAATCTAAGCCGATGATTTCTCAAATTATTCTCCCGCGTAATACATTCATTTTTGCTTCAATTTTCCTGCTTGCATTCAGACACATTTCTGTGGACTACGAACTCGCCTGCGCCAACAATCTATACGGCGTGATTCGAATGGCCACATGATCATTCACCGTTCGACAGACTTGCTCACACAATCCACATCCGACGCACCGCTCAGCCGTCACCACAAGCCGCTGCATGTCAAAATCCATTGATAAGGCATCCGTAGGACACTTCGACGCACAGGCATGACAGCCCTGCCCCGCCGTGCAGACTCGATGCGATACCACAGCACGGCCCATTCGTATCTGCTCGCGTCCTTCGACCGGGAGCAGCGCGTCAGTCGCACAGGCCGAAATGCAGGGCACATCCTCGCAAAGATAGCAGGGCACCTGATCCGCAAAAATCACCGGCGTCCCGTTCTGCGGATGGAATGTGATCGATCCGTACGGGCAGATCTTGGCGCAATCGCCGCACTGCGTGCATCGCTCTAGAAACAATGTCTCGTCCACGGCACCGGGAGGGCGCAACCAATCCGTCCGTACCGGTGGTGGAGCTGGCTGCTCCGGCACCGCCGCTTGATGCTTGGCAAACTCCTGTGCCGCCTTGGCGACGGACACGACGGAATCCTTGAGAAAGTCGCGACGTCCGTATGATGAATCGGTAGCCACAGCGGTTCACACCGTTACATGACACCGTCGGCGCGCAGCTTGTAGACCTCGACGCAACGATCGCACGCCCCGAATTCAATGTCCCAGCCCGGGTGATTCTCGCGGATAAAATCGAGCACATAGGGCTCGATCTTGTTGCCCATATCCTCGACCCACGAATAGGTCGGAAACCGGCAGAGGGGGCAGGGAAACCCCGGCATCAACATGACTTTATTTTCGGTTTCCGGAACCTCTCCCCCCTCGACATCCACGGCACGGTCCATCACCCGCAAGGTATCCGAGGCCATTTCGATCAATTCCGAGTGGGTGAAGAAACTGGTCTGCCACAACCCCTCGAATACGGATTTCAATTGTGGTGCGGGAATTTTACGATACCAGGACCGAAACTCTTTGAACCGGTCTTCCTTCCTGAGCATCGGCTCTTTGCCGGCGACCGTCAGTCGGCTGTCCACGGTGAGACTCCACAAGATGCGATAGCGATGGAGGATGAGGGTTTCTTCACCGGGATTTTGCCCAACCTTGGTATCAGGATCGTACCCAAAAACAGGATCCAGCATGTCCGAGATATGCAACAATTCGTGGCGGCAATACCGCGTGAGTGCAGGATCGTAGAATCGGCGCGGAATCAGCTTAATCCCGACGCCCTTCAATCCCTTCTCTTCGAACTCCCGAGCCATCTCATGTTCGACGGATCCCCACTTCCGAAGAATGTCGACACCTTCCTGATCTTCCTTGAGCACCCCTTTGACGAGCACGATCCCGACGCGCTCTTTCAGAAGAGGATACTCGTTGAAGGCATCGCGGATGATGTCGGAGAATCCCCAGGTCCCGAACATATACTGGTAGAGCTTCTTGAACTCACTCTCACGATCATCGAGCGTAAACTTCTCATAGATCGGATCGGCGAGTTCGTGAAACTCCTTATAATAGGTGGGGTCGCCTTCCCGTTCCGTCTTTTCAACGAACGAGTCGATCACCTCTTGCAACAATGCAGGCTGAAAACGAAGTTCCATAGATAGTCCTTGGTCGTCCACATCCGGACTGGGTTCGACGGCACACCCCGTTGAGGGATGCGAGCCGGCTCTCATCACGGCTTGACTTGATAGCGGAGCTTCTCTTACGATCACCTCAAGCCGACGCGAATTATACGGGCCCGAATCGCCGATTTGCAATCAAGCCGGTCGTCGTGGGCCGCTCCATCTTGTTCCGACCGTAAGGATTATGAAACATGGCTGATCAGATTGCGCCCCCACTTGCTCCCTCGCCATCCCCGCTCACCCCATCGTCACGAGCAGGCGCCGCGCCAGTCGACTTCCTCGAGTACTGGAAAACAGGGGCACGGGAGCTCACGACGTATCGCGGCCATTCGCATGGCGTGTGGTCGGTCGCCTTCTCGCCGGACGGATTGACCCTTGCCAGCGGAGGGGTCGACCGGC from Nitrospirota bacterium carries:
- the tatA gene encoding twin-arginine translocase TatA/TatE family subunit, whose product is MFGSLGFTELILILFIVLIIFGAGKLPQLGEGIGKAIKGFKKSVHEADLIEAEAQAAQAAQQQTAAAPQPAISAPPVQAAAPVVQQAETVQSVSRG
- a CDS encoding tetratricopeptide repeat protein, which produces MNEPTSSVSEPSQAVVDPGDQPLNPDEEILEIEKLLATEPDDFQARCRLGELYFSKGRMDDALVEVKKSIEMAEGLRAEMNRSLAMYYSNLGTIYATKAMTDEAEVEFKHALDVFPHDVLALFNLGRVYADKKKFMEAKDFYERLVEITPDDPMAWYNLAGVYVELDNPQVSDYNTIDMAIQCYIRTLELDPKHLEGSFKLMELAMNHKKTDLAIKVMEDAVEQNPEEPLAYYNLISVYDKAKMFEQAEQARNRLKERFSKRAKETSAS
- a CDS encoding radical SAM protein; translation: MKVSLLFPPTWHPSQPYLSLPSLTGFLVQGGVSNVSQRDLGIELLDGVVTHAYGVELYQELLDKRRALEQNRTGETGPGSAEHLARVVESLDRFPYLIDRIEPAKETLRGEGFYDIESYKESLFLIDKWLEVISTVYFPTRLTVVDNQFGNCSIYSSKDLMKIIRDETQNPYIKLFRERFLQSIIRDQPDLIGVSITATSQIIPGLTLCRLIKEAAPNIHLTIGGSIFTRLVDNLRRCPSLFDLTDDIIVFEGETALLELVNQLDGKKDFSKVPNLIYRQNGKITVNQPFYSENINQLPAPNYDGFPLGLYLSPEPVLPVQFSRGCYYKDCAFCALTLDHQNFRQKEPGRTVEELEWLKQRYGAQRFFFTDECFALSPTKRLCQQIIDKKLDIKWTCEMRFEKHLTCELLASMRDAGCLKIVFGLESFNQRVMDFMKKGIKQEWVRRIADDCVDLGIAVHCYIIVGFPTEKEEEARETMNFIVENKRLNESYGFSCQPCLFDLEKEAPIMSDPGSYGIRRIMRPSAEDLSLGFFYEVSEGMTPDESERLYQHVYEKVSEVVCELPFNYSMADGLLYIARAKAQEVCVPQPTGSE
- a CDS encoding ethylbenzene dehydrogenase-related protein, giving the protein MRVVQTHSKRVVFGILLSALIVGVMLTIGQVPLAVSQPVTIPAKAIKGAIPMDGANPVWESVPGVIVPLSGQLITTPMHPNISVKSVFVKAMTNGKEVGMRLEWNDQTKNDTTIGPQDFRDQVALMFPVNTAGAPPFQCMGQSGGTTNIWRWNAEWQKDLGKDSAGMWDVDDQYPGIFWDYYFEEPAGGVTYPDRIGRSLGPFNPGIWSGNIMSDPTLRVSSVEDLNANGFSTLTTQAHQDVIGNGVWEPSGSVKGGGYSGPTWRVVVKRSLETGDANDTQFKAGMSVPIAFAVWDGNNVERNGMKALSTWFTLKLQ
- a CDS encoding molecular chaperone TorD family protein; this translates as MTSKQPVQMNSPVAAAVIPTTPAIKDSPAVERALNRSKLYLLVSWSLLYPEDDEFLDYVQCGEFVEDGRAAIDALDAALDGIGGERAKQKLVLLRKQFDQIGKVVASECANWQLIDLQAEHRRVFSNVITLDCPPYETLFGNDHVFAQSQVMGDIAGFYRAFGVELSKDIHERLDHLSVEFEFMHFLAYKESYSRCHDGADKTQIVLDAQKKFVKNHIGRWVPLFCLMLGKKADSGLYKHVADLMAEWMDFEAAFLGVIPQPYSETDYRPATFNAPEGQTYECGAQDQGNELSLLLNEVGAESFLDKKDQGKDKEEGGPSGTA
- a CDS encoding 4Fe-4S dicluster domain-containing protein; its protein translation is MATDSSYGRRDFLKDSVVSVAKAAQEFAKHQAAVPEQPAPPPVRTDWLRPPGAVDETLFLERCTQCGDCAKICPYGSITFHPQNGTPVIFADQVPCYLCEDVPCISACATDALLPVEGREQIRMGRAVVSHRVCTAGQGCHACASKCPTDALSMDFDMQRLVVTAERCVGCGLCEQVCRTVNDHVAIRITPYRLLAQASS